The DNA segment aggaataaaataaatttagtaaaACAATTTAGTTACATCTATACACGAATTGTCTTTTTGTTAAAGATTGTGATAATCTATTAGCCTAATAGGAGGCATTGGCCCTATTTTTTTGCACGGTGAAACTCTAGCTCAAAAAAggctacactttttttttatgcaagCATGCTATAACATCAATCCACCTAAGTAATTTACACTTAATCCATTGAACATACTTTCTTGTTTGGTTCAATTGGATCTTGTCTTGACTAGTCAGAAACTGACTGAATTGTTTGCTCTAATTTCCCTCGACTGAGTAAATGATGGACCCCCTCCATCCTGAAAAAAGCCATGCACAATATTCATGTTAATAACAGTATATTATATAACAAGCTCATCACAAGAAATAACTTTTCAACATGATAGAAACTTACCAAATGCACAGAAACTTGTTTCGCAAGAGGGGCATCCATAGAGTTATCCAAAACTGAAATGAGATTATTATCTTCAGCAAGGTCTCTTAGCCTGTTGAGTTCTGGTAGGATAACCTTGCCAAGATCAGGTCTGTCTTTGCGCCTTAATTCGGCACACTGCAGTCCCATCTTAGCAAGCTTCATGGCATCCTCCATTGGCCAATCAACCACTGATGGATCCAACATCTCAGCAAAAGTGCCTTTCTCTATGGCCCTTTCAACATGATGTGTCAAACCCATTGGtgattttgctgtcaaaatttgcaaaaaaattatCCCAAGGGAGTATATGTCTGACTTCACCCCTAGCATACCTGTCTGCTGGTACTCAGGATCTATGTAGCAGAAGGTTCCTGCTGTGGATGTCATGTGATATTGCGTGACACTGTCCGCCACAGACGGTGGAACTAGCCTCGCCAAACCTACGTCGCTGATTTTGGCCACGTAGTTTCTGTTTAGCAAGATGTTGCCTGGTTTCAAGTCTCTGTGCACCAGAGGTTCTGGTTTTGTCTGGTGCAGGAACAGCAAGCCTGTCCCTATCTCAGCTGCTATTTTGAACCTTAGCTGCCAAGGAAGTGGGGGAGTGCTGCCTTGTCGAAAGAGGCAATCGTCCAAGCTTCCATTTGCCATGTACTCATACACTAGACACCCGTATTCTGGACACGCTCCTAGGAGGAGAACCATGTTTGGATGCCGTATGCAGCTCAACACCTCAACCTGTGATGTGCATTACAATATCATCTAATCACAAATCGTgtcatatatgataagtttatcgacttttataaaaattgtcttaaaagTCATGTAGAGGATGATTTTTGATTGATTGttggtgcaattttttttacactatagtgcattttaaataaactcattaaatatattttctatacaaatctttgaaaatgaaaaccaaGTGATGcattacaaaaatgaaaataaagaacatTTTCTGTAACCAAATAAAACCTCTTATGAAAACCAAAATTTCCATTCATTGAGTTGAATTTGTGGTGTTTAAATGTAGTGTTTTGTTTCTATGCTTACCTCTCGTTGAAACTGTGATCTTCCTTGTTGTGCATCAGGGCGTAGAACCTTGACTGCAACAGGTGTGTGATCCAAAAGGCACTTAAAAACTGGACCATATCCCCCTTCTCCAATTTTCAGGGATTCTGCAAAAAAATCTGTTGCAGCTTCAATCTCCTCGATTGTGTACCTTCTATACCTGATATCTACATTTACTAAAGCATCaagcactttttttttctcttctgatTCTCTAAGTGCTTTCATTTCTGCAGTGAGTCTCTTCTGTGCTTCCAGTTGTGCAATCCTCTTTTGAGCTTCAGCAGCCTCAATGGCTGCTTTAGACTTTGCTCTCTCCTTTTCGGCAACTGCCAGTGCTGTTTCCTCAGCAAGCCTTGCCTCTTCCAGTCTCCTCTCTTCCTCTAGTTTCCACTTCTTAAGTTCCACTGCCTGTCATGCATGCATACCATGTCTCACACATTATTGAACTTTTCTAGAGATAAGCATAAGAATTCAATTAAAATGTACTCACAATGTAAAGATTTTTTACATGGTTATAAATTGTCATGTATGGTAAGTGTTGACTTCAACAATAATTATGTTAGAAGAAGTCATATATGAAGTGATTTCTAATTGTTAACATTGTAAAAATCTTTAAACTACCAGTACATCGAAATTAAACTCTAAACACAAACTAGATATATATTAGTTCATACCTTCTGCTGTGCTGTGAATGCTTCTTTACAGGCAGTGTTATACAATTCCATGGTTTGCTTCAGTTCCAACTTCAATCTCCTCATTTCAGCCTCCATGTCATCCTATAATTGCAGCAACttcaagaatttaaaaaataaaattctagaaaatcttcatttttttgagaaaatgttACTAAATTATGTAATTCTCTTGGACTCCTTATTAGTGCAGGAACTACTAACACGTGCACAGGCAGTGCAAAAAATACAAATGAAGGATATGTTTGTATGAGCAAACCTTAgctgtttttataaataattacaaattacaatatgtaaccttattttttactttgtttccATTTTCAACGCTTTgtacaataaaaacaaaaattgtgttttcactataaaacaaagtgaaaacaagatgagattttttatttacttgtgaaaacaaaatatattttctcaaaccaaaCAGATCCATATAGGGACTGTCAACTTTCCTTACCACGGCTTGTGATGTAGAAGATGAATGCCTGTCACTCTCAAATGAGAGGGATGAGAATTCAGGAGGAGTGCCAGTTTCCATAGACTTCCTTCCATGATGCATTGACTCAAAGCTGAAGCTTCCATCTATGTCTGAGCCCAATGATAGTCGAGGGTTGGACATTCCTGTATCTGAGTTCAATGAAGGGAAAAAGTTTTCTATGCTTTTCCTTCCGGTACTTGGAAAAGATATGTCCATATCTGGCTTGGGAGTGTTCCCATATTGTCTTCCACTGTAACCTTTCCTAGTGAATGGTGACCTGTTTCCAGTAGCATTTAGTTTTCAGATGTTAAAACAAATTTAGCCATGCAAAGAACTAGTTGGTGCTAACAAGACATTTGCTAAGTATTATGTAATGTCACTGACCTGAATGTTTCTGATTCATCCTGCGATCTACGCGGTAGTGCAGCATCAAAGGAATGACGTGTTTCTTGTTCTAATAAAAACCACATTTTTAAGTTAGCAGCATATTGATAATATGAATATACATATAGATGTGAGATTCTTTAAGGGATGAATCTAACCTTTTATGCTTTGAGCTAATAGAACATTTGGGTCTGAATCTTTCCTGACACTAGCTTGACTGAGCAGGTTAGGGACAATGGCCGGTGCAGGACGAGAAGCAGATCGCATTGTTTGAATCTTTCCTTTTGCAATAACATAGACTGTACAGAAATCTGGTGCCCCTTTTGAAACTGCTCCTGGAGTATCTGATACCTTGAATCTTCTGatgagaaaaatatattctttaagAAATGGAATACATACTGACACATCCAAGCCAGAGATTCAGGCTTCTATTTATGTTTAATAATACATTCATAATGGCAAGTGACCATAAGCTATGACAGGATAAGTCTTTGAGCTGTTGTACATATCATGTGGAACATGATAAACTAATTAGTACTTTAAGGCTTTATGTTTATAATGACCATTTTCCAAATTATGCATACCTTAAACCTACATATTGACTATTGCTTGTTTTATCAGAATGGAAGGTAGAGGAGTAGAAGCTTGATGTAAAATTTGCAAGATGACAATGCGACTTAGAAAGAGAGTTGCATACTTGAGCAAGCTAGTTTTTGTTGAAGAGCCAAGAACCAGATGCTCAATTCCCGCCTGGGAAGCATATTCAATTAGTGCTTTTGATATATCTGAATCTTCTAGTAGAACGTCCGTGCATTGTATCTATGGTCCAAGAAACATAACCAAAGAGATGATAAGAATTCTAAGATGAAAACCATTGccaaaatatttgttttcactTTCACAAACGTGCgtcttgaaaggaaaaaaacaacTCACATCTTTCCGTGTACAGAAGACACGATATGGGAGGAAAACGTTTTTGTTATTGCCTTCGGGTTCTTTAGATACCAGTGAAGTATCATCACCAAGGAGAGCACTTATCCCTGCCAACGCAACCAATGAAATGAGAAATCATCAAGTATCATCACTCAAGGAGAGCACTTATCCCTGCCAACGCAACCAATGAAATGAGAAATCATCAAGTATCATCACTCAAGGagagcactttttttttttttcctttttcttgtcaAAATCGCCTAAACAATACAGCAATGATACATGGACAACATCTCTCATTTTTCTCCATCTCTATTTTCTTGTCACATCATATCACACCTATCACATTATCTCTCCTCCCTCTTCTGTTTCTTTCTCTCGTGGTGTAAACTAGCATTTAGTGTCcataaaacattatttaaaaaggTATAGAGGGGGAAAAAGCATACACAAATGTTGTGAGGAGGCATGATATTTGATGCTATCATTAATGCCAATTTCATATGGCATAAAGAGTGTATGACTTTATGTATAAGGTATGGTACTTACTTGGGGTAAAAAGAGAAGGTGATGGAGATAGAATAGGTGCAAGAAGCTTGACATGGATGAGAATTACAGTTGCACTTTTTGTGAGGAGATTGTCAACTGCCCATTTTAGTGCATTTTGACTccctttttctttatcaattgcCACTGCGACTAATCCATTCACACCATCCTTCTTCTCTGAGTGATGCTTTGGCAACCACATTACTCTCTTTGCCTTTTTGTTCCAATGCAATCTTATGAACAAAAACCAAACTAAAGGGACCCCGAAGACCAAAAAGTCTTATCTTCTCTTCCTTTGAAAGAAACCATCAaaagttccttttttttttgcctttttatGTTTCCCAATCTGTTGTTGGTTAAGTGGCGCCCTCAAGTTGCTTTGATGAATCAAAGACCTTCGTTAAGAAAAATATAGGATATACTTTTGAATGTTCTTTGTCCCTCCCTCAACATAAGACTTGATACATGTCTTTAATTTGTATACTTTGTTAGCTTGTTGTTCCTGTTTCTTTTGATGTTCAAAACCTCAaacgagaagaaaaaaaaaatagtaaacaacCAACCATCTCCTGTATGTAAGTAGCAGCCaattttggatttatttttaactattttaagcTTCTTTTTTTCCCGAATGTAACAACCTCACAGATTGTTCTATTCTATAATCTTGTTTACTTCCATGAGAGAATAACCAAAATTTGCTCGCCATCTTTGACTTCGTCCTTCTTGAAAATGAAATCTATCAACTAAATGATATGTAGTCAGCCACAAACCATAGCtcgttgtttttttattttttatagtaatcaactcattttatttcattcaataaTTGGTTTACAATTCAGGATGGAGTATGATAGAAATTTTGAACACCGGCATATAAATTAGAAGCCCTATCTTGCTCATTCCTGCAcccatttattaataatttttaatcataaattaaattgtatGAATAATATGTAATCCCACGTGTCAATGGCACTATATTTATTCCTCTATTGCTGCTAACATAAAAAAAGGGGATTAAATTAAATGgttataaaaaatgtaacttctgacatccaaatttcatgacaagTATTTTACACACAATGCTTTGGAGTCggttgaatttatttatttatttgatgccAAGTTCGAATTCATGCTTTAATTCAATAATTTCTAAAAGTTAGgcattcataaatttatttaattttggtttaCTCTATTTCAGTATTTTTCTGGGTTATTCCAATGCTCTTACTCTTATTTTGGTTCACTCTATTTCTGCGctgaaaattctttttcaagCTTCCTAACGGTTGTTTTGAACAATGTGTATTCTTTTTTACCGTCGGATAATGCAAAAAGCTATTAATAGTTCACATAATTTTGCTACAAAATAGTGTTACAAGACGAGGAGAAATAGcataacttgaaaaaaaaaacagcgaATGCTATATGAAACATATGGAACATTGCATATAAATTACAAATGAAACGCACAATATATAGTGACTTGCACGAAGAAATGTATGAAAATAGCAAGTCATTTACCTAACAGAAATTCCACTCATTTGTTTATTCCACCATTAAATTTACCCTTTTGAATGTATAAAGTCGTATCAAAATTATCATACAGAAACATCCTCCCAAATAAAAAccataaatacttttaaatagtGTATGACTAAACTTTCTTAAACTGAGTAATTCTATTCAGACCTTTCCCTTAACAATTCTCACCTGATTTAAATCACTCTTAATTTCAAATGGCAGGTATGGCAACATACTGATAGGATAGAAAGATATATATAGTGTTTAAAGTTTCTTAGGTATTACAACTTTATTTCCATCACCACAAAAATAGCTAGTTGATGTAATTGGTAGCAAACTTGTGTGTTTCTGTTCTCTATCAACTTTAGTCCTTGTTGACCTTTTCTAGACAACTTGGGTGAAGGTCATAGTCACAGACATCACAAGAGAATGTCCAAAACTTGCCTTGCTTTTTACATGAATCACATACATATGCTTTGGCCATATCCAATTTCAGTACATGTTCATGCTTCACATCCTCAACCTGCTGAGGCAAAGCCTCTCCTTCCTTTCTAAGAGCTGCTTCGAGGTCTCTTATCCGTGATTCGGTGAACGGGAAAGCTTCTGCACCGTATGAGGAGACCATTAACTTCCCATTCACACTAATGACTTTGCCATCTGGTCCAATGAGAACCAAAGCAGGAATGCCCTTTACATCAAAGATTCTTCGAAGGTCATGCCTTGTCCTGTCCTCGTATGGGACAGCAAGCCAGGGCATACTACTTTTGTTGACATTGAATTCCTCAAGGTCTCTATCTGTTGAGATTAAAACAATCTCAAAGCAGTCGCCTTTTTCCACCTTGAGATTGTTGTATGCATCGGTAAGTTGGACAGTGAAGGCGCAGCAAGGAGGAGACCAATAGGCCCCAAAATAAAGGCCTATGGTTTTACCAGCTAGTTCAGATATGGGCACCTGCAACAATGAGACATGTCAATGTCATATGTGTGTAACCACTACATAGTGAACAACAACTATAAGCAGGGAATTAGGCTACCTTTCTATCATCTCCTGAGATGAGAAAGTGGCACCCTTTGTGTCCCAATAATTCTTCCAAGTTTGCTTCCTCACGCTTCCTTATATCTATGGCTTTCAATTCCTCATGCCTCTTCCTTGTGAAAGGAAATGCATCAGCACCATAATCCTCAATGCATCCAATCAAGTCTTCTTCAATGGTTATGCCATCTGAACATAATGGAACGAATGATGGGATTCGATCAATTCGGTATCTGTCAATCAGTCTTCTGTGCAAACTTACATCAAATGGGACGGCTAGCCATGGCAtgttcttgaagtgttctttaAATCCATCCTCATCACGGTcaaaggagatgaagatgatcTCTAGATTTATTCCCCTCTTTCTCAGTGTTTCATAAAGTTCAACAAGACGGGGAATGAAAGCTCTGCAAGGTCTACACCAGTTTGCAGTGAAAAATAGGCATATAATTTTCCCATTGCATTCTGATACGGGTACCTAATCTCATGATTCATAGATGGCAAGCATTAGCTACAGTAACCAAGATCACAAATATGCAAATGATGAGATTTGTTTTTCAATGTTGgattttactcttttatttacttggggagagaaaaaaagagagaacctTTCGAAGATGATTTAGAAGTTAAACTACTTAAGCTGTCAGTTGATCTCAACTTTAATCTCTTAACTAGCTTATTGTCTaatcaacacacacacacaaataacAGAAGGAGGGTTCTGAAGAAACTAAGCTACCTTTCCTTCACAAGATAAAAGGAATTCAACACCTTCAGCTGCAAATATCTTCAGAATATCATGGTTGTCAGTATATGTGGCTTCAAAATTTAACCCTGCCATCAGAGCTTGATAAAAACAGATGTTCTCTCCTTTTATAAGCTTTCTTGAAACCTAATTGatcaagagaaaaatatgaGTTTTGATAGTAAAATCCAACATGGACAATAACACGGTAGTATCAGTAGGACCTTGAATTTTAACTCTCACTGTAGTTAATACTTTTGCAAATTGCAAGGGCAGAAAGACCTTGAGACAAAAGCAGTTCAGATTCTGTACAAGGGCATCTTTGGCTCTTTATTAAATTTCACAATTTGTCTGAAGCTGTCCTTCAATTAAGATTGGAAGGAAGCAGAGTGGAAAAATCTTATACGATAGCTATGTGAACCAAACTTGGAGGACAGAAATTTCTGAAGTGGGAAGCAAGCAAGACTTAACAAAGAGAACAAAATTTGATGATCTGTATGAAAATATGAATATGGGGGAATATTCCCTAGGAGGGTGCTTCAGTTCAGTCTTTAAAACCAGACAAAGGCTTGCGTACACGCCTTCCAAATGGAACAGCATCACACTCTCTAAACCACATGCAAATGGTTCTGATGATCAGTGATTCTAATATAACTCAATTGGAAAATGCTTCATACATAGATAGAAAGAGTCACATCTCCTCATATCTTACATGCCAGAATTAGAATACATACATGTGTGTAAAAGTTTAGGTGGGTCCAACTGTAATTAGTAGTGTTTTTGGATTGGCGGTGAGAACCCAAAAACCAAACCACGGTGTCGCACCGTGATTTTCCACCACACCAAGAAGCATTTCTGAACTCCTAAGTTACTAATCCTTGCATTCAAGTGGATTTTAATGGATCCAAAAGGAGGAGAAGAAGATTAAAACCACTCTTATCTATTATTCTTTAgagaatattttgattttttgcaTCAAAACCAATCATTAGGCATGAATTCATTAATAACATAAGCGTCATGCATCAAAGCATCACTTTTAAGAGGGCAAAAGAATAAAACTGTTGC comes from the Glycine soja cultivar W05 chromosome 6, ASM419377v2, whole genome shotgun sequence genome and includes:
- the LOC114415078 gene encoding U-box domain-containing protein 52-like, producing MWLPKHHSEKKDGVNGLVAVAIDKEKGSQNALKWAVDNLLTKSATVILIHVKLLAPILSPSPSLFTPSNALLGDDTSLVSKEPEGNNKNVFLPYRVFCTRKDIQCTDVLLEDSDISKALIEYASQAGIEHLVLGSSTKTSLLKFKVSDTPGAVSKGAPDFCTVYVIAKGKIQTMRSASRPAPAIVPNLLSQASVRKDSDPNVLLAQSIKEQETRHSFDAALPRRSQDESETFRSPFTRKGYSGRQYGNTPKPDMDISFPSTGRKSIENFFPSLNSDTGMSNPRLSLGSDIDGSFSFESMHHGRKSMETGTPPEFSSLSFESDRHSSSTSQAVDDMEAEMRRLKLELKQTMELYNTACKEAFTAQQKAVELKKWKLEEERRLEEARLAEETALAVAEKERAKSKAAIEAAEAQKRIAQLEAQKRLTAEMKALRESEEKKKVLDALVNVDIRYRRYTIEEIEAATDFFAESLKIGEGGYGPVFKCLLDHTPVAVKVLRPDAQQGRSQFQREVEVLSCIRHPNMVLLLGACPEYGCLVYEYMANGSLDDCLFRQGSTPPLPWQLRFKIAAEIGTGLLFLHQTKPEPLVHRDLKPGNILLNRNYVAKISDVGLARLVPPSVADSVTQYHMTSTAGTFCYIDPEYQQTGMLGVKSDIYSLGIIFLQILTAKSPMGLTHHVERAIEKGTFAEMLDPSVVDWPMEDAMKLAKMGLQCAELRRKDRPDLGKVILPELNRLRDLAEDNNLISVLDNSMDAPLAKQVSVHLDGGGPSFTQSREIRANNSVSF
- the LOC114415079 gene encoding probable nucleoredoxin 3, which translates into the protein MAGLNFEATYTDNHDILKIFAAEGVEFLLSCEGKVPVSECNGKIICLFFTANWCRPCRAFIPRLVELYETLRKRGINLEIIFISFDRDEDGFKEHFKNMPWLAVPFDVSLHRRLIDRYRIDRIPSFVPLCSDGITIEEDLIGCIEDYGADAFPFTRKRHEELKAIDIRKREEANLEELLGHKGCHFLISGDDRKVPISELAGKTIGLYFGAYWSPPCCAFTVQLTDAYNNLKVEKGDCFEIVLISTDRDLEEFNVNKSSMPWLAVPYEDRTRHDLRRIFDVKGIPALVLIGPDGKVISVNGKLMVSSYGAEAFPFTESRIRDLEAALRKEGEALPQQVEDVKHEHVLKLDMAKAYVCDSCKKQGKFWTFSCDVCDYDLHPSCLEKVNKD